From one Luteipulveratus mongoliensis genomic stretch:
- a CDS encoding single-stranded DNA-binding protein — protein MPTAPTTPVASVNEVRLVGRVSGDPQTRVLPSEDELVTFRLVVDRPTEKRKPKPVVGRTPSVDTFDIACWSATTRRRAGLLVPGDVVEVNGSLRRRFWKAGAGAVSRCEVEATTIARLRRAASA, from the coding sequence ATGCCGACAGCACCAACGACGCCAGTGGCGTCCGTAAACGAGGTCAGACTGGTGGGACGGGTCAGCGGAGATCCGCAGACACGCGTCCTCCCGAGTGAGGACGAGCTAGTCACGTTCAGACTCGTCGTGGATCGCCCGACCGAGAAACGCAAGCCAAAGCCCGTCGTCGGGCGGACACCCAGTGTGGACACGTTTGACATCGCGTGCTGGTCGGCGACTACGCGCCGTCGGGCGGGTCTGCTGGTGCCGGGCGACGTCGTGGAGGTCAACGGATCACTGCGGCGGCGATTCTGGAAGGCCGGTGCGGGAGCTGTCAGTCGATGCGAGGTGGAGGCCACCACGATCGCGCGACTACGTCGTGCAGCATCGGCATGA